Below is a genomic region from Argiope bruennichi chromosome 11, qqArgBrue1.1, whole genome shotgun sequence.
TAGAGTTGATTGCACTTTAATGACAGCCGGAAGACATTCGTTCtctaaaaagcaaataaatgtgCCAGTAATATTTGTGGCCGATGCAGATACGAGTCCATGTCTTGATTTTCCAAAACCGGCAACTTAATTATAGTTGGTTTGATTAAATGtagttcattattattttgaaattccaaattcTCTATTACTGCAAATTATTGTATGATATTTCCTCGATGTTATTCAGTATTCTGAAGGTCGGACAATATTCATGAAGATGTCTAAATAATGTTGTGGGGTATTTTGTGATATTAAGGCTGCTATTACTTATAAATATGttgtttaatgaatataaaaatttcagatgtaGTAAGACAGTGATTGTGAAAAAAAAGACTGACTTTACAGCACTGTCGTCTTGTTCATTACTGCGCACGCTATTTGCAACCTAgggtaatattatattatataagaccTTTTTTTTCAGCGACGCGTTCTATTTAatgatactgaaaaataaaagagaaagagtTTTGCAACTCTGCAAATTCCGCAAAAATTCACAACAGGATGCAGTATCCCCTGAAAATCACAGACCacgtttttaaaatgataaaattttagaaatgaacaCATATTGCGCCATTACTCAGCACAGATTAAAGACTATACAACAAGACGAATTACACAAGCAGCTGGTGGTACTTTTCGGAAAGGCGAGCACCGCTGACACTTGTTTAGGGATATTCGTTGCACAACTAACACTGAACTGcacattgaaatgaattttaaaatattgcaagtcAGCAGAAATTTAAGTAACCGATTCACGAAATTCCTCCAATCGATGGCTCGTTAAATACAGAACACGACTTTCATAGATTCTCTCATAGAAAAAGGAAGACATCTTACTCTTTGGAGATGTTGTGGCTGAGGAATATTCCGAGGGTTACACCTATCTCGCACCTGGAGCACAAGCAGGAGGTGGACTTGCGAAATTCCGAGGCTATTTGGTCCAGTTTCTCGACTACAAGGAAAACCGACTTAAGTGCTCATATGAAAGATAATCCCacaatatgtaaaagaaaatgaaaataataataataatgatacaaGAACTTTACGTTACATTAAAACctgtatttttttcaagaaatgaataaaacatcgCTCATCGGTGGTGCAGTCTCTCGTATTTGGTTAGCTACAGTGCTGCTTTTTTTTCCGAGTCGGGAGTAGAATTTTTAGCGACTAATCAAATTGTTGTTTCCAGAAAGTGCGAAACCTTCCtcggaattaaatattaaaatggttttccacacacacacacacacacacacacacacacacacacacacacacacacacacgcacacacgcacacacacacacacacacacacacacacacacacacacacacacacacacacacacacacaaaatgtttaacaaaaaacaaaaacaacctTGTCCTTTTTTCTTTACCTCTtctaatatatattctaaatagggattgcaataccgggataccgaataccggtattttgagccatttgtacaattttgtaataccggtattcacaagtttaaataccggtttttcggtatttactaaaaaatttttaaattgtctccactatatgttcagggatcgcgaacatagcaaaatagtatacgtttttgtttttatgtctccctaacgggcgaagttaattagctaattaatggcttaattaattgcttaaatctaaattagcgatacatggattatccccgaaagaaaatattgtatccataacgactaatggagcaacagttatgaaaaaaagttggaaagttgattggtgcaaatcagcaattgtgctatgcgcatggaattcaattaggaataatagatgtattataccaaaaaaataaagaacagaagaatccaaatactgtggatatagaaacttcggattccaactttgaataAAGTAAGAGTGagaatgatattgacaatgacaatgtaatttttgaagaagatattgctaatgaggatgaaatattaaccatcaagaattgcttcctataatttataaagttcgaaaaattgttaagatatttaaacgttcccctataaaaaattatatattactaaaatatatactaactgaaaataaaacagaatatatgttgaTACTAGAttataaaacacgttggaacagtttactcctaatgatggaacgatttttgaaactgagaaatccaatccaaaaaacaataatcgacttaaacctgtaaattaatttttcagatagtgaattcgacttaatatccagaactatatcagctctacttccaataaaactgactattaaggcattatgtcggagagattctaatttattaacagctaatgcaacaataaatttcatgttgcagtcactgaaagaacaacacacatcactatctgaagaattatatattacattgaaaaatcgcacagaagaaaggcatacggaaataaaaatgtcttatggtatttacataattataatgattttaaaaatgaaaatgaaaaagaagaaaagaaaataaccatttcaaatctgattaagtttagagtaaattttctaaaaattttttacccacaaacctatctcccggttcagttatcgaagattatgatgacactaatgtcgatagtgaaaaggaattgtctcttgaacaaaaattagaatttgcgatgaataaaaaaatttcaacgaaccaaaatacaatacagaaatcagatatatccaaaaccatccgacgagaaattgatttatttgaagatgagggatttagaggtaaatacttacaaaaagtatatcgcgcattgctaacagtaccactaactagcatagatgccgaaagagcgttttcgacagctggtaatttttacacaaaactttttaggcttaatgacagtacaatggatgcattatattttttaagatcacatttcaaaaatttgtcatagtaccacagactgaatagtgatatttacacttgttttgtgattgaaataaataagatgttcctttacttttttgtgattctttatatactattataatttataagttacaaattattttttgtgatatttacactctctaataaaactggcaaataaatcaaagaaacacctgtgttttctttctttttctaaaatttctaataccggtattaaaaccggtatcccggtattaagatctaaaaaataccgaataccggtattgaaattttggtccggtattgcaatcacTAATTCTAAATACATATCAACCAGAATAAATTCTTTCGTTGATATTTATTCTAAGATACACAATTATGTAGTTTCTAATAAGTTGAATTATCGATACAAtctacaattataaaattaaataaagtttaattataaaattaagaatttaattaaaaaattattattaatctcaTTAACAGTATGCGAAATTCGAAAATGTAAAGAATGGTAAGTTGAAAAGCGCAAACGAGTGATACCTCTACAAGATTAAACTGCCTTATTTGCGTGTAAACCAGACACGAGATTTTAATTATCAACTTTTACTAAGATGCCTTTCTCAGATTGAGAAGAACTTTCCCATTTGCCCATCTTTCCTGCTAACTATCCTAAACAGGTGTTGTTCGGTCTAatcctaaattattttttgatgatggTCCATTCTGTCCTTAGCGGCCTGAAGCGTGCACTTTTGTAAAACTGAacgaacttaaaaaaaaaatagcggaAATAGTGCCCTTTGCGCACTTCTGGTGGTTATTTTTGTGGTAGTGTCAATGCGCTGACAGATAATTAATGTATTGATGGAAAAGATACACCATGGCCATACATAGCTAACAAGTCCCACTTTTGGAGAAGACAAAAAGAGGCTTTCAATAGCTGGCATGAAACCATTGTCACTCAAATGCTACACAAGCACAAGGAAgattaaaattacattcataattGCCATTATTTTGTCTCACTCGTTGCATCATATTTACAGTTGTAGTCACTGTAATAGTCATCATATCTATTACAGTTGTATTAGATATGATGCAAACCTTTTTCTCCCACAATTACAAGTCATAAAGATCTCAGTTTTTAGAATGTATTTAACGCATTTCAAAGAGGATTTTTGCTTCTTTGTTGagatatcaaatttttgagataCATAAGAGATACAAGATATAGAGATTGCCGTATTTTAaggtattctataaaaatggAGACTGCGACTGACAAGTGCTTTCTGCCATTTCCGGATGATGCCCTTCTCTTCCTGTATTATGCATTGATGGAGACTGAAACGAACAACTGCTGGATTAAAAGTTTCCACGGGTCATAAATGAAAATACGCTTCGTCGTAAGCAAATTTTTATACCGCAAGAAAGAACTCACCATCCCCTCTGGACAGGATGAAGTGCGGGTCGCAGACGAAGGCTGGCCTGGGCATTCCGCACATGCGCCATTCAGTTTGCGGGTTGGGGAACTCTTTCGCTCCTCCCAAGACCAGCTGCAAGTTGAGCAGGAGAAGCAGAATCGTCATCGTCGCTCCAGAAGCATCTGacgagaaagaagaaaaaaaaagaagaagaaggctGGTTTATTCTCAGTACTAATGCGATCGCTGCAGCTTATCCAACTTTTTCCCGATCacgaattttgaaagtttaacaCTCAGTAATCTAATGCACTTTTCTTTTTATCGTTTCGTTTCGTTCGTtttatccatttctttttatcttcaggACAAGTGGACGCGGAAAGCGGCGTGCTTCTgttcaaaattcagaaagaattaaaCTTTTGCTTCAGCACCGATTTCCTGCTCAGCACGCGCAGAAATGAAGTGTACTCGTTTAATTTATACAGTTTGTGAAGGGTACTGTCCAAAATGCAGTGTCagagatattaaaaaagaatgatttttctttgcatatgacgagcttcaattttgaaaataaacaaaaatatgaaagatttaaattaatgacaaataaaaaataatttaaaaaaacattgaattatatttttctacacATAACTTATATGTCATGCATTTTAAacttacacttttaaaatttctttaattaatcaatCGTAATTGTATAGATTTTCATATGTAGAGCATTCAATCAAAAAATTACTTCCAAGTtcttttttgaattgaaattaagactgccggcgtcctggcctagggctttccccttgatctgggcgtcccgggttcgaatcctggttcgggcatggttgttctttatcctttggtctatctgtgaggtatgtgaaagaCCCTTCCCTCTCTGTAAAAAGGGGATGTGCAAGCGAGTGTGCTCAGgagcctttaccctcagaaactattgcgcaaactcggcttaaatcgtcAGTGGGTTTGTCTATGTCATAACTAACAACAGCAGAATTAAGGCTAGCTACGACTACAGCGCATGAGCTACCACCAACATTATAATCAGTGTCTGCTTGTTGCGTCGTGTGAATGCGAATCTCGTCTCTGGGAAACGCAGAATGTCCGTTCAGTTTGAAACACTCGCCAACTTCTTCGTTGAACTGTTACTGCAATGTTTGTCATTTTGAAACTTCTTCACTATTATATCTTGCTGGAGCTTTCCAACTTCCAGCCGGGCAAAAAACACCTCATTAGGAAGGTTTGAAAATTcgattcataatttttaactaccttgtacattcaaatatataaaataataaagaaaagttcaACAGACCCATCCATTAGATCGATTTTTCCAATCTGTTTAATGTGGAAGCTTATATCCCCTAGATACATTAGCAATAGTCTCCATCGTAGTCTAGTTTGGTGAGAAATTTCAAAAGCACTATTTCACTGTTCATTCTTTAAGGTGGAAAATCGTGACTGAGTTCTTATATAGAAGGGAtttggaaaattacaattttatgtgAAAGTCCATGGCCCATAGAAAGTTTATCAATGGTCTCTTCTTTGCCTTAAAGTTTTGATAGATgcctaaaaataaaactttggtaGAGCCCCCAGCCTTATTAATTGGACCAATTTTACCTATATGactgtaaaataaaaaggaaaattaaagaagtaattCTTCAAGTCTAATCATCAGTCCACTTTCGTCAGTTTGGGCAAAATTGGACCAGCCATGATTCATAGATCATTGGTTGACTACTTATCGTatcttcattttagaaaaatattgtaaaataagctTTCATAAAATCATTAGCGCCAACAGCTGAaccaattttattaactttatccgtcaataaatgaagaaaatcaagGAATCAATCTTCCATCTCGAACTATAGTtctgattttattaattgttatttcataTGGAAGCTTAAGACCTCTAGATTGTGTTATGAATGCTCGCTTTATTGACTTGTTTTCCCCCAGCTCCAAGAGGATTCTCAGATACCTTTTCAACTGCATATTCTCAATAGTAAAAAATCTCGAGAGAGTTCTGAAACGATTTTGTtagttttttatttctattggaaGTTTATGACCTTTATATACCTATATCAGCAATGGCCAGCTGTCTTTCTTCCAGTAATCTAGCTTGAGTGGTCCTGGAAGCCATTACCAGAGGATGGaacaaattaattgcatttaacaCGGACAATACGGTTGCCTTTTCATTCGTTGAAGAACCCTTCTGAACATGGAATTGCTGGTATCGGAATACAAACAAAACTTTATTCCAAATGAGCTCAGACCGGAAAGGAGGAGAAGCAATTTATCGCTGTACTTGCGCTTTTCATAGTTTATTTAACAAAACAATGTTTACACATTTCTATAAAAACTGTAATTCGTTACAAACCTGATTAATATTCTGGTGAACTTAGAATAATGGGAGAAGACTCTTTGGGAGAGGAATCTTGATGGCTCATCAGTTGCACCTAAACTCCGTAAACCAGTCTTGATGTACGACAGGATtgagatgtatttaaaaatcctTCATACGTTTGAACACTGTTTAGATTTAAACCGTAGGTATTCAGATTTCAGCCAAACTCTGTGTGtaagattttactttaaaaaatgatttaggGGAATCATTACTCACGGCGCGACTCTCTTAGGTTTAAAGTAATTGCAGTTGTCGCTGCTGCGACGTCACTTCCTTTTTCTCCTTGAAAGAGGAACAGTGTATTCCAGAAGTGAATTAACCAATGAATTAAGAGATTCGCCAAACAAGAACAATCGAGGACCTTCGATTGAAGTGTTGAACTCACTgttctaaaagtttattttccgAACTTGACAATCTATAAATTCGCTTCTTCATCGAGCCGTGAAGTTCTCGTGCATCTTGAACGCTGTTGCTTTTCGATCGGTGCTGATTTATTGTTGCACTCGGCTTCTCATTCGAAACGTTGCGAAGCTAAAAGTCAGTTTCCGTTGTACGTGACATCAGATGCAGCGTTAGAAAGGTGCTCCTGTTGGTTTGAAGTTGAGAATTTCGTTGGCAAAACTCTGTTTCGGGATCATTGTGGAGAACTGGGCATTAACGAATGTGATAATTTAAGAACTATCTTAAACTCTTATAAGCAATCAGAATATCTAAGTAATGGTTTCAGTTGACAGAATGACCGATATTTGGAAAAATAGCCGACAAAGTGACATGTTGCATTTTATCGATTGGCCAACAAAGAAATTGGCCCACTAAGATGATCTAAAGTTCATatattttcagacatctgattcaaatatcattcattcagcttataatttgcactatatATGGCAAAATAATCCCCAAGGTGGCAAGTTAATATGGTATCGCATTTTTGCCCACTATTCTTCATCTTTGAGCTAAGATATTATCAagatttacgaaaaaaaattttccCCCACAATTTTGATCACCTATCGATGGccttattagaaaaattgaagCATAGCtctgaaagggaaaaaaagtacAAGAAACAATAAGAACCcgtgcctaaaaatgaagattgGGAAGTTGAAattccaattgttttaaaataaaattcaatattttttaagtcgTAAATATGCacatagaaaaaaatacactGAGAATATAATACTTAAGCAGTTCATTTTTCGCAAgtgcatttttcatatttattaagtaatacataaaagaataaatctaTATGTATGTTTACAAAATACTTTCCccggtttttttaaaaacagtatcaTCATATGTTTTCCGCACTTTATGTTTTTCTTATCCGAACACAGAATCGCAAAACATCTGGATTCTTGATCGTTGTTgtaatccttatttaaaaattctttcaagtaGGTGACAAATCGATCGAAGTAAAAAATCGATTTGGAGTGAAAATAACGAACATGTTTTATTACTCACTCTATATTtctgagaagttttttttttttttttttttttttttttcagaaaaccgTTCGAATTTAGTTCTCACACTCATTTTATATAGCCTCCATTATAGGAGCATATCTTCTTTTGTTTCGCATGATTTGTCATTCCGACGAAATCGATATAAAGTTGAAAGCGTTTTTTGTAAAGAATGCATAGCTTAAAAAACACGAATATTAAGCATTCCAAACAACAACGGAGAGCTACGGCCTTAGAAGTGGGAATGAAGAATTCATGggatattatttcatgaaaagctTCTGACTTGAAGACGatggaagataaatttttttctttctttccgaaTGGGAAGAGATTTATAAGAATAAacatacgattttttttcttacgttGACAATGTCCATTTATTCTTTTCGTGCAATAACATACTGTTGAagcactgttaaaaaaaattaactaatcaagaaaactttaaatgaatttttagaatcaCTCATTTcactgtattattattttgcatgtgTCCAATATGAGGCATTTATAAATTACTGCAACACtgcttaattaattcatttttgatgcAACTGATATATTTTACAGGTATTGAAAAAAGACACAGAAGatgaagaattttgttaaattctaatcaaattcagttaaaaatttattccttattcatgtcagattaaatatttccatactCAGGCTACGACGAATTTCTTGATCTGTATATTAAATCCGTAATGATGTTTACAGATCTATATACTAAAAtctagaatgaaatttaaatattttttctttctaggaTGAGATCTCAGCGCAATTAAATCTCATAAAAATAGACTTAAATTTTGATCATCTTTTGATTGTCAGTAAAAGAACAGTTTTTTACAAATATCCTAGCAAATTTTTACCGATGAGAGACAAATTAAGGCagaatctgaataaaaaagaaaataaacttaagagaatgaaacattttactgagtttattaataattagttttaattattgcaaCATTCACTTCTAGGATTTATTTCATAGCTAAATTAAAGAGCCTGTTGCTGTCCCCTTGTCTTGCCGCCCCATTGGTGAACCTCTACTGCTAGCCTGAAGAAATGAATGCTGAAACGTCGGCATTATTACTTAGAAGAAACAAAGTGCCTTCAAGCGGTGGTTATCTTACAATTTGATTcaagagagagagaataaaaaaaaaaaaaaaaatgttgaaatgacTCAAAGTTGGACGTTGCTGACCCCGCCAGTAAACTAATCCATTTTCAATCCGAAGCAGGTCTGTACTAATAGTGGATTTTCGGTGCACCATTTTGACGAGCGCTCTTTGAAAACAAGCGAGAAGGCGAAGGGTGAGATATACTCTACAGAGTGCAAATTTTAACTTAAAGATAAATACTTTATAGGCACATTTTAAGCATCTTTAGTGGTAAAAAAATGAGAACAACATGacgcaatattttttattacagaacaATATAGGATGAAATGCATTACGTTGGCTAATTAAGTAAGTATCCAACTATACACAAATAGAAACATGAAATGTCACcaataattgctaaatatttttcacCAACAGTGAAactaagttattaaaaatgttttttacgcAAGATTCgtttaaaaatcttaacaaagcacttttattgcatatcttcaattttttaatagcagtagtgatatttaaaaaaaagttatatcgcCACTTCATTGCATTTCCCGAATATatatctggcaacagccagattagagaaaggaactgttatgtatctggcaacagccagattagaAAAAACCTTCCAGGTTGTGTGACGCGCGCGTGTTTGTACCTTTTTGAGCTCCGTAGTTCTTCGTATTGTACTTGTTCGGTGTAGTTGTTGTTATGCTCGTTCGTGCCTGTGCATCTTAATACTAACAAATATTCTTTGCGTGTATGTAAAACGAATCGTATCGTCTCTCGGTCTACCTGGCATACATGACAAAAGAGTTGGCGACGAGGATGGGATCTTCGAACATTAGTTTTGAATCTTATGATGCGTCTGTGGAAGACTGGTCCAGTTATGTGGAACGTTTAGAATCTTACTTCGTTGTTAATGGGATCGAAGATAAAATGAAAGTCCCTGTTATTTTAAGCCTTATGGGAGCAACAACgtataaattgttaaagaatcTGGCCACTCCGAACATTCCTTCTGAATTGACTTATCAAGATATCGTAACATTACTTTCGGAACATTTGAATCCTAAACCACTGGAGATGACAGAACGGTTTCGGTTCTACAAGAGGAAGCAATTTGAAGGCGAGTCCATTGCAAATTATTGTGCCGAATTACAAAAACTGTCGATACACTGTAACTTTGGGAACAATTTAAGTACGATGCTTCGTGATAAATTGGTGATGGGTCTCAAAAacgaaaatatacagaaaaagctGTTAGCAGAGGATAAGTTAACATACGAAAAAGCTAAGAGCATTGCATTCGCAATGGAATCTGCTCAGAGAGATGTGTGTGAAATTCAGAATCAAATGGTATCGATAAAAAATTACATAGCTCGCAAGATAAAactatcaaaaaagatttttctaaatttaagaaatctgaacTTACAAAGAAGTTTGATAAATCTCGGAAATGTTACAGATGTGATAGTACTCAACATTTAGCTCACGAATGTAAGTACAAGAACACTCAGTGTAGGAATTGCTTAAAGAACGGGCATTTGGCAAAAGTCTGCCGCTCAAAACGTAATGAAGCAGTTAAACAAATATAATCTTGTTCTGAAACTGTACTAGTTAATAGCGTTAAATCACCACGACATGCAAGGGAtaagattttattagaaatttttgttgaagggAATAAgtgtttatttgaattagataCTGGAGCTGCTATTAGTTGTATGAAtgtgaatgaatttaagaaactttGTCCGGATGTAGCCATTAAGCCTACCAAATTATTGCTTAGGAATTTCGATAATTCTATGATAACATCAGCTGGCCAAGCAGTGGTGCAAATTCGATACAAAGATCAAATTAATACAGAAACTATTTATTTGGTACATGCAAAAGTAAACGCAGTTTTTGGTCGTGAATGGTTGAGAAATTTCCAATTAGACTGGAGCTCAATTAAAGCAGTTCGGGTTGGAAATTGTAATTCTCgaaccaataaattaaatatcttgcttCAAAAGTATGAGCATTTTTTCTCCGGGTATCGGGAAACTGGAAAAGTTTTGTTGCCGTCTTCAAATGAAACCTAATTACAAACCGGTATTTTTTAAACCTCGACCAGTAccatttgctttaaaagaaagaatagaaactGAACTTAAGAGGTTAGTTGCAGAAGACATCATTGAGCCGGTGACATATAGTGAGTGGGCTACACAAATTGTTCCTGTTATCAAACAGAATGGGAACCTACGAATCTGTGGTGATTATAAGGTGACTATCAACCCGGGACTAAAAATTGAGCAGTATCCTTTACCCCGTATCGAGGACATTTTTGCTGAACTGTCAGGAGGGGAGTTCTTTACTAAAATCGACTTATCTGAGGCATACCTTCAAATGTTAGTTGATGAGCAGGATCGACATCTATTGACGATCAATACTCACAAGGGTTTGTTCCGTTATAAGAGAATGAATTATGGTATAGCCTTAGCTCCGGCAGTGTGGCAGAGAGCCATTGAACAAGTTTTATCAGGCATCGCGGGGGTACACGTATTTTTAGACGATATTACCGTAACGGGGAGAAATGATCAAGAGCATTTTGAAAGGTTAGAATTAGTACTACAGAGACTAGAAGAATATGGTCTCAGAGTAAATAAGcggaaaagtgaattttttaagaaatctgtgGTCATACAATTGATAAATTCGGCCTCCacaaaacacaagaaaaaatcGATGCAATTACGAAGGTACCAGTTCCAAAAAACTGTAtctgatttaaaaagttttttgggTTTAGTCAATTACTACGGAAAATTTATTCCCAACTTATCTACTCGTGTCTCTCCTTTCAATAATTTACTGCAGAAAGGTACTACATTTTTGTGGACTGCAGAATGTGAAAAAGCTTTCAAGgcattgaaacaagaaattgcTTCAGACCGAATTTTATGCCATTATGATCCTAAGTTGCCTCTTGTATTACAAACTGATGCATCACCAGTTGGAATAGAAGCAGTTTTAAGTCACATTATGCCAGATGGTTCGGAAAAACCAGCCATGTTTGCATTAAGGTCATTGACTAAAACGGAACGTAATTATTCGCAGATAGACAAGGAAGCATTGAGTATCGTATGGGGAGTAAAgagattttatcaatatttatttggtCGACATTTTGATCTCG
It encodes:
- the LOC129957267 gene encoding uncharacterized protein LOC129957267 — encoded protein: MTKELATRMGSSNISFESYDASVEDWSSYVERLESYFVVNGIEDKMKVPVILSLMGATTYKLLKNLATPNIPSELTYQDIVTLLSEHLNPKPLEMTERFRFYKRKQFEGESIANYCAELQKLSIHCNFGNNLSTMLRDKLVMGLKNENIQKKLLAEDKLTYEKAKSIAFAMESAQRDVCEIQNQMVSIKNYIARKIKLSKKIFLNLRNLNLQRSLINLGNVTDVIVLNI